One part of the Nitrospira defluvii genome encodes these proteins:
- a CDS encoding flagellar basal body L-ring protein FlgH — MTGCSSSPTAKPSKTEVAKLLPPKTTGSLWQEENGRAYLYEDLRAMRAGDIITILISEKHKGSKSADTSAEKDSTISNGFGGTGMGYLGLPGIRLGGEAKRGFGIDASAKNKFGGKGATNREDTLTGTISAIVTEVLPNGDLRIEGRREVTVNSERQIMTIGGIVRRVDVNTKNTVQSSAIADAKIEYSGLGVVDDVQRPGWFVRLLDWVYPF; from the coding sequence ATGACCGGCTGTTCCAGTTCGCCGACCGCGAAGCCAAGCAAGACCGAAGTGGCGAAATTGCTGCCGCCGAAGACGACAGGGTCGCTCTGGCAAGAAGAAAACGGCCGGGCCTATCTCTATGAAGACCTGCGGGCGATGCGGGCGGGCGACATCATCACGATTCTGATCTCTGAAAAACACAAGGGGTCGAAGAGCGCCGACACGAGTGCGGAGAAGGACTCCACGATTTCCAACGGCTTCGGGGGGACCGGCATGGGCTACCTCGGTCTGCCGGGAATCAGGTTGGGCGGAGAGGCCAAGCGCGGATTCGGCATCGACGCCAGTGCGAAAAACAAGTTCGGCGGGAAGGGGGCGACCAACCGCGAGGATACGTTGACGGGAACCATCTCCGCCATCGTGACCGAAGTGCTCCCGAACGGCGATTTGCGCATCGAAGGGCGTCGGGAGGTCACCGTCAACTCGGAACGGCAGATCATGACGATCGGCGGCATCGTCCGACGGGTCGACGTCAACACCAAGAATACCGTGCAATCCAGCGCGATTGCCGACGCCAAGATTGAATACTCTGGGCTAGGAGTCGTAGACGACGTCCAACGGCCGGGGTGGTTCGTGCGATTGCTGGACTGGGTCTATCCGTTCTGA
- the flgA gene encoding flagellar basal body P-ring formation chaperone FlgA, with protein sequence MNHVGLISVVTLSLVTGAVLPASAGEKTPVRPLFRVHEALAHSAQGLPHARGKRLIYPEQLRGVIHDFVKRELAGRAADCQVSLGEPQQPISVPAGSLDVQVSGTRSEEPLGRRVFQIHLAVNGRFIKTIEATADVAALVDVVVPVRAIKADEEIAVDDVSTERIVLFDLKQPFATTPADVIGKAAIRPLPPQNAIRLTSVRRPFVVHKGDRVTIEARQGGLSIQTVGVTKSHGELGQTITVSNVDSGKDLRATVVAPGVVRVSF encoded by the coding sequence GTGAACCACGTCGGCCTCATCAGTGTTGTTACGCTCAGCCTGGTCACGGGCGCGGTGTTGCCTGCATCGGCAGGGGAGAAGACACCGGTCCGGCCGTTGTTCCGCGTACATGAAGCCCTGGCCCACAGCGCGCAGGGTCTGCCGCACGCACGCGGGAAACGTCTCATCTATCCGGAGCAGCTGCGCGGGGTCATTCACGATTTCGTGAAGCGGGAGCTCGCAGGCCGGGCCGCCGATTGTCAGGTGTCACTGGGCGAGCCGCAACAGCCGATTTCGGTGCCAGCAGGATCCCTTGATGTACAGGTCAGCGGCACTCGGTCGGAGGAGCCGCTCGGCCGACGCGTGTTTCAAATTCATCTGGCAGTGAACGGCCGCTTTATCAAGACCATTGAAGCCACGGCCGATGTCGCCGCTCTGGTCGATGTGGTGGTCCCGGTGCGTGCGATCAAGGCCGATGAGGAGATCGCGGTCGATGACGTCTCTACCGAGCGAATTGTCCTGTTCGATTTGAAGCAACCGTTTGCGACCACTCCTGCCGACGTCATCGGCAAAGCCGCCATTCGCCCGCTGCCGCCGCAGAATGCGATCAGGCTGACCTCGGTCCGGCGACCCTTTGTTGTCCACAAAGGCGATCGAGTCACGATTGAAGCTCGACAGGGAGGGCTGTCGATCCAAACCGTCGGCGTTACCAAGTCGCACGGGGAGTTGGGACAAACCATCACTGTCTCCAATGTCGATTCCGGGAAAGATTTGCGGGCGACGGTCGTTGCTCCGGGGGTGGTACGTGTCAGCTTCTAA
- the flgG gene encoding flagellar basal-body rod protein FlgG, translating to MIRAMWTAATGMTAQQLNVDTIANNLANVNTNAFKRSRAEFGDLLYQIQRLPGTNASNVGVFPVGVQVGGGVRPITVAKEWMQGNMRQTSNDLDLAIDGAGFFQVARPDGTIMYTRNGSFKRDNVGNLVTGDGDQLTPVITIPSGALKIDIGQDGTVSVLLPGVTQASQVGQIQLVRFDNPSGLVAMGSNLFLDSFASGPAQQGTGGFSTGFGTLQQGFLESSNVNLAEEMVNMIIAQRSYEINSKTIQASDEMMQIANNLRR from the coding sequence ATGATTCGTGCTATGTGGACTGCGGCGACGGGTATGACGGCTCAGCAACTCAACGTCGACACCATCGCCAATAACCTTGCGAACGTCAACACCAACGCCTTCAAGCGCAGTCGGGCGGAATTCGGCGACCTGCTGTATCAAATCCAGCGGTTGCCCGGCACGAATGCCTCGAACGTCGGTGTGTTTCCCGTCGGCGTCCAGGTCGGCGGCGGCGTCCGTCCCATCACGGTGGCCAAGGAGTGGATGCAGGGCAACATGCGACAGACGAGCAACGATCTCGATCTGGCCATCGACGGAGCCGGCTTCTTCCAGGTGGCCAGACCGGATGGCACGATCATGTATACCCGCAATGGCTCGTTCAAGCGCGACAACGTCGGCAACCTTGTGACCGGCGACGGCGATCAGCTCACCCCTGTGATCACGATCCCATCCGGCGCGCTGAAGATCGATATCGGCCAAGACGGCACCGTCTCCGTGCTGCTTCCCGGTGTGACCCAAGCCTCACAGGTCGGCCAGATTCAGCTTGTGCGGTTCGACAATCCGTCCGGCCTGGTTGCAATGGGCAGCAACCTGTTCCTGGACAGCTTTGCCTCAGGTCCGGCGCAGCAGGGAACCGGCGGATTCTCCACCGGCTTCGGCACCTTGCAACAGGGGTTTCTGGAAAGCTCCAACGTCAATTTGGCGGAAGAAATGGTCAACATGATCATCGCCCAACGAAGTTATGAAATTAACTCGAAGACGATCCAGGCATCCGATGAAATGATGCAGATCGCCAACAATCTCCGTCGGTAA
- a CDS encoding flagellar hook-basal body protein yields the protein MNRAIYPILSGAVAQEKQLQVFANNLANVNTAGFKQDQQGFRGLFARASSVGMGGSTHGIVSTISTRPPGPSERVFAEAHGVRTTFEPGRIRITGNPLDVAIQTDGFFEVKTPNGVGYTRNGIFSLDGQRRLVTNLGQPVMGTKGEIRVPPGNIQINTEGAIQVDGNTIGNIKVVEFPESDMPHKYAEGLFVGGKPTTVVKPRLQPGHIEESNVNSLTEMVKMIQGMRSYESAQKLIQTLDRMTETAIQDLGRV from the coding sequence ATGAATCGAGCGATCTATCCCATTCTTTCCGGCGCAGTTGCTCAAGAAAAGCAACTGCAGGTATTCGCCAACAATTTGGCGAACGTCAATACGGCCGGCTTCAAACAAGACCAGCAAGGGTTCCGTGGACTCTTTGCCCGCGCGAGCTCGGTTGGCATGGGCGGTTCCACACACGGAATCGTGTCGACGATCTCCACTCGCCCGCCCGGTCCGAGCGAACGGGTGTTTGCGGAAGCCCATGGTGTGCGCACGACGTTTGAGCCGGGCCGCATCCGCATCACCGGCAACCCGCTCGATGTCGCCATCCAGACGGATGGGTTTTTTGAGGTCAAAACCCCCAACGGGGTCGGCTATACCCGCAATGGCATTTTCTCCCTCGACGGCCAGCGCCGACTCGTGACGAACCTCGGACAGCCTGTGATGGGCACCAAAGGCGAGATCAGGGTTCCGCCCGGCAATATCCAGATCAACACCGAAGGCGCGATTCAGGTCGACGGCAACACGATCGGCAACATCAAGGTGGTCGAATTTCCGGAATCCGACATGCCGCATAAATACGCGGAAGGACTGTTCGTCGGCGGCAAACCGACCACCGTGGTGAAGCCACGGCTGCAACCGGGGCATATCGAGGAGTCGAACGTCAATTCGTTAACCGAAATGGTGAAGATGATTCAGGGCATGCGGAGTTATGAGTCGGCGCAGAAGCTGATTCAAACACTCGATCGGATGACGGAGACGGCTATTCAGGATCTGGGTCGAGTGTAA
- a CDS encoding GGDEF domain-containing protein, protein MACILFMAGGLYWTASVGLLTLSALTAYPLMVMVGVVFSLLIFGAASWTTRNPVADSATATATPISLVGAVHTYDAVTGLPMYRLFLSLLKQALIRAQKEGGQAAVLVIELEHFTPETDAYAMLNRNLMYRVQAARVKSALRTTDVVARLAEARFAVLLEDVTTSEEVLAIAKKMQATIAHPVTLDRQELLLSSRIGISLSSRDGVDAQELIDAAVRALERTRVEGGSLRGTAVAAEASLPHPTSTLAA, encoded by the coding sequence GTGGCCTGTATCCTGTTTATGGCGGGAGGATTGTACTGGACCGCTTCCGTGGGGCTGCTCACCCTGTCGGCGTTAACCGCCTATCCGCTCATGGTCATGGTGGGAGTGGTCTTTTCCCTGTTGATTTTCGGGGCGGCCAGCTGGACCACGCGGAACCCCGTGGCTGATTCCGCTACGGCTACGGCGACGCCGATTTCCTTGGTCGGCGCGGTGCATACGTACGACGCGGTGACGGGGTTGCCGATGTATCGCTTGTTTCTTTCCCTTCTGAAGCAAGCGTTGATCCGGGCCCAGAAGGAAGGAGGGCAGGCAGCCGTTCTGGTGATTGAACTTGAGCACTTCACGCCGGAAACCGACGCCTATGCCATGCTCAACCGGAATCTGATGTACCGTGTACAGGCCGCACGCGTGAAAAGCGCATTGCGGACGACCGACGTGGTCGCCAGGCTTGCGGAAGCGCGGTTCGCGGTTCTATTGGAGGATGTGACGACGTCGGAGGAGGTCCTGGCGATTGCGAAGAAGATGCAGGCCACGATCGCCCATCCAGTCACCCTCGATCGACAAGAGTTACTCCTTAGCAGCCGCATCGGCATCAGCCTATCCAGTCGTGATGGAGTCGATGCCCAGGAGTTGATTGATGCCGCGGTTCGCGCGTTGGAACGAACGCGTGTGGAAGGCGGCAGCCTGAGGGGGACTGCCGTTGCCGCTGAGGCGTCGCTTCCCCATCCGACCTCCACGCTTGCCGCCTAA
- a CDS encoding sigma-70 family RNA polymerase sigma factor — protein MTHARKALAAGNAPRRVIEEADRERVIQEFTHVVKAMAHRLAFRLPAYMDAEDLMSVGIMGLMDAMDKYDPTREAKFKTYAEFRIRGAMLDEIRSMDWIPRSVHERITLLQKTYSELLHRLGRPPTDQEVGKELKMSQEELDEFLTRSRGAVVISLDDLGVQDADGHKIISMLTDSNQPDPLSMLVSERARHVLETAIQDLPEKERLVLSLYYFEELTMKEIGQALKVTESRVCQIHSKAILHLKARLEPVDV, from the coding sequence ATGACGCACGCTCGCAAAGCCCTTGCAGCCGGAAACGCTCCGCGCCGAGTGATCGAGGAAGCGGATCGTGAACGGGTCATTCAGGAGTTTACCCACGTCGTCAAAGCCATGGCCCATCGATTGGCGTTTCGCTTGCCGGCCTATATGGACGCGGAAGACTTGATGTCCGTTGGCATCATGGGGCTCATGGATGCGATGGATAAATACGATCCGACGCGCGAGGCCAAATTCAAAACCTATGCAGAATTCCGTATCCGAGGGGCCATGCTCGACGAGATCCGCTCCATGGATTGGATTCCGCGCTCGGTCCATGAACGCATCACCCTCTTGCAGAAGACCTATTCCGAGCTCCTCCATCGCCTCGGTCGTCCACCGACGGATCAGGAAGTCGGCAAGGAGCTGAAGATGTCGCAAGAGGAGCTGGATGAGTTCTTGACCCGATCACGGGGAGCGGTTGTCATCAGCCTCGACGATCTGGGTGTGCAAGATGCCGATGGGCACAAAATCATCAGCATGCTGACCGACTCCAACCAACCGGATCCGCTGTCTATGCTGGTGAGCGAGCGGGCCCGCCATGTGTTGGAAACCGCGATCCAGGATCTGCCTGAAAAGGAGCGGCTCGTCTTGTCTCTCTACTACTTTGAGGAACTGACCATGAAGGAGATCGGGCAGGCGCTCAAGGTCACTGAGTCACGAGTCTGTCAGATCCATTCGAAAGCCATTCTCCATCTCAAGGCCAGACTTGAACCGGTCGATGTATAG
- a CDS encoding MinD/ParA family protein — protein MAMQPGILDPQLRLCDGSVGPSRTQVITVTSGKGGVGKSNVVANTAIALAQIGKKVLVLDADLGLGNVDILLGLTPKYTLEHVLAKTCRLEDIALTGPHGITVLPASTGISQLTVLTEAQQLILQEELERLASTMDVLLIDTGAGISSTVTYFAAAAQSIVVVVSPEPTSLTDAYALMKVLLRQYRERRFHVLVNMVKSPRDAARIYRKLEVAVSRFLHISLDYLGAIPQDDYVPMAVTQQRAVIDLFPHAPASRAFRELTEAVAQLTPPALPKGTVQFLWQQLLRTH, from the coding sequence ATGGCGATGCAACCAGGAATTTTGGATCCGCAACTGAGACTCTGTGACGGGAGCGTCGGTCCCTCCCGAACACAGGTGATCACGGTCACCAGCGGCAAGGGCGGTGTGGGAAAAAGCAACGTGGTGGCCAACACCGCTATCGCGTTGGCGCAAATCGGCAAAAAAGTCCTGGTGCTCGACGCTGACCTCGGATTGGGTAACGTCGATATTCTGCTCGGGCTCACGCCGAAATATACGTTGGAGCATGTGCTCGCCAAGACCTGCAGGCTCGAAGACATCGCGCTGACCGGCCCCCATGGCATCACCGTGCTGCCCGCGAGCACCGGGATCTCGCAATTGACCGTCCTCACGGAAGCGCAACAACTGATCCTCCAGGAGGAGTTAGAGCGATTGGCCTCGACGATGGACGTCCTCTTGATCGACACCGGCGCAGGGATCTCCTCCACCGTCACCTATTTCGCGGCGGCGGCGCAATCGATCGTGGTGGTGGTATCCCCAGAACCGACGTCGCTCACCGATGCCTATGCGCTGATGAAGGTGTTGTTGCGACAGTACCGCGAGCGACGGTTTCACGTGCTGGTGAACATGGTGAAGTCGCCACGGGATGCGGCCCGTATTTACCGAAAGTTGGAAGTGGCGGTGAGCCGGTTTCTCCACATCTCGTTGGACTACCTGGGAGCGATTCCCCAAGACGACTATGTGCCGATGGCGGTCACCCAGCAACGGGCCGTCATTGATCTCTTTCCCCACGCTCCGGCCAGCCGCGCGTTCCGAGAATTGACGGAAGCGGTGGCGCAATTGACGCCACCGGCGCTTCCGAAGGGAACCGTCCAGTTCCTGTGGCAACAACTCTTGCGGACGCATTGA
- the flhF gene encoding flagellar biosynthesis protein FlhF, translated as MKVRTFHVASMHEAIRSIKETLGPDAVILSTKRVRSWDNGFGLLGRSVLEVMAAIEDDASVPDAAPLLDDADQAGSATNSAPAVPAEESRFQKTLQGAMEQKPDRAKYSNHPLLTPPRHAQNPGMMSPAQAQGMAVQSFQRVYEDLLAQGVEHATAEACLRELRETLVEQGASQRNSSLQLLRTVLLDRVTTAGPLLSTAGEQKIALFVGPSGVGKTSTIAKLATHFGIVEQRSVALITMDTYRPAAVEHLRLYAEVLGVELSVAASCDEVQAAIDRAREAELILIDTAGFNPYEPITAQRWRGLLNRGLPMEVHLVLAAGTRVPDLVVSTSQCVDVPSLRLLFTKLDETTGYGGIFEATHRTGIPLSYWGTGQRVPDDLVQAQVNRLGDLLLGGQVRTPGGGTKTAWDSQAPSTVTPGNTTYSR; from the coding sequence ATGAAGGTACGGACCTTTCACGTCGCGTCGATGCATGAGGCCATCCGCTCCATCAAGGAGACGCTCGGGCCGGATGCCGTCATTTTGTCCACGAAGCGAGTGCGGTCATGGGACAACGGGTTCGGCTTACTGGGGCGCTCTGTTCTCGAAGTGATGGCGGCGATTGAGGATGACGCGTCCGTCCCTGACGCAGCCCCCCTCCTTGATGACGCCGACCAGGCCGGTTCCGCGACGAATTCCGCTCCGGCGGTGCCGGCGGAGGAATCACGCTTCCAGAAAACACTCCAGGGCGCCATGGAGCAGAAGCCTGATAGAGCGAAATACAGCAATCATCCGCTGCTGACGCCTCCACGTCATGCTCAGAATCCTGGGATGATGTCACCCGCACAAGCCCAAGGAATGGCCGTACAGTCCTTCCAACGGGTGTATGAAGATTTACTCGCGCAAGGCGTCGAGCATGCCACCGCGGAAGCCTGCCTGCGAGAGCTCCGAGAAACATTGGTGGAGCAGGGAGCGTCTCAACGCAACTCCTCCCTGCAATTGTTACGCACGGTGTTGCTCGATCGAGTGACCACGGCGGGACCTCTGCTGAGCACGGCCGGCGAACAGAAAATTGCCTTGTTCGTCGGCCCCAGTGGTGTCGGCAAAACGTCAACGATCGCCAAATTGGCGACGCATTTCGGCATCGTCGAGCAGCGGAGCGTGGCGCTGATCACCATGGATACCTATCGGCCCGCTGCAGTGGAGCACCTACGGCTCTATGCGGAGGTGTTGGGCGTGGAGTTATCGGTGGCGGCATCCTGTGATGAAGTCCAGGCGGCGATCGATCGTGCACGGGAGGCGGAGCTCATCCTGATCGATACGGCGGGATTTAATCCGTACGAACCGATCACCGCGCAGCGCTGGAGGGGCCTGCTGAATCGCGGACTTCCAATGGAAGTGCATTTGGTGCTGGCCGCCGGCACGCGGGTGCCCGACCTTGTCGTCAGCACTAGTCAATGTGTGGATGTCCCCTCGCTGCGGCTGCTGTTTACCAAGCTGGACGAAACTACCGGGTACGGTGGAATTTTCGAGGCGACGCACCGCACAGGCATTCCCCTGTCGTACTGGGGAACCGGGCAACGGGTTCCCGATGACTTGGTGCAGGCGCAGGTCAATCGACTGGGGGACCTCCTGTTGGGCGGACAGGTGCGGACTCCGGGCGGTGGCACCAAGACTGCATGGGATTCGCAGGCACCATCGACGGTCACACCGGGGAATACGACGTACTCGCGGTAG
- the flhA gene encoding flagellar biosynthesis protein FlhA, which translates to MASDNTSIPSTSLVKHPDILMSVGVVGILMVMLVPLPRFFLDLLLSFNITLSIIILLVGMQVRRPLEFSVFPSILLMVTLLRLALNIASTRLILLHGNEGAAAAGEVIRAFGNFVVGGNYTVGLVVFTILVIINFVVITKGAGRVAEVAARFTLDAMPGKQMAIDADLNAGLINDKEARQRRKEIAQEADFYGAMDGSSKFVRGDAVAAVVITLVNILGGLTIGVLQQGMTLSAAAQTYTLLTVGEGLVAQVPALIVSTAAGIVITRAASEVNLGFEVTRQVLISPKAIGTASGILLAMGLVPGLPHLAFLALGSLTGWMAFQLNEQQKAAAALPEQATPQAKAEEAATQVVPLDLMEVQVGYGLIGLVDGGQGGALLDRIKGLRRQFAEQMGFVLPPIHIRDNLQLRPNEYAALLKGVELAKSEVMPAHVLAIDPGTAQRGIIHGLPTKEPAFGLPALWVPEQQREQAQMAGYTVVDPGSAIATHLSELIKRHAHELLGRQEVQGLLDQLGKNHPKLVEEVIPNLIPLGSLVRVLSHLLREGVPIRDLRTILETIADHAATTKDPDILTEVVRQALGRTITKQYLAPDGSLPIIGLDPRLDRSLADQANAAGQGNQWAPDPLVAQKLLAALKQAAERMVGRGHQPVILCSPSLRRHLRKLTDRILHSVPILGLNEVDSVTRLQAMETVRLDLEVSDTRSLA; encoded by the coding sequence ATGGCATCCGACAATACCTCGATCCCCAGCACGTCGCTGGTCAAACACCCGGACATTCTCATGTCCGTGGGCGTGGTCGGCATTTTGATGGTGATGCTCGTCCCGCTCCCGCGGTTTTTCTTGGACCTCCTGCTGAGCTTCAACATCACGCTGTCGATCATTATTCTCTTGGTCGGGATGCAGGTGCGTCGCCCGTTGGAGTTTTCCGTCTTCCCGTCGATTCTGCTCATGGTGACGCTGCTTCGGCTGGCGCTGAATATCGCCTCGACGAGGTTGATTCTCCTGCACGGCAACGAAGGCGCTGCGGCAGCGGGAGAAGTCATCCGGGCCTTCGGCAATTTCGTCGTCGGCGGCAACTACACCGTCGGCTTGGTGGTGTTCACGATCCTGGTCATCATCAATTTCGTCGTCATCACCAAGGGTGCGGGTCGCGTCGCGGAAGTGGCCGCACGTTTCACCTTGGACGCGATGCCGGGTAAACAAATGGCCATCGATGCCGACTTGAATGCCGGCCTGATCAACGACAAAGAGGCGCGTCAGCGACGAAAGGAAATCGCCCAGGAAGCGGATTTCTACGGAGCGATGGACGGTTCGAGCAAGTTCGTGCGGGGAGATGCCGTGGCGGCGGTCGTCATCACGCTGGTGAATATTCTTGGTGGCCTGACGATCGGCGTGCTTCAGCAGGGGATGACCCTTTCCGCTGCCGCGCAAACCTACACGTTGCTGACGGTCGGCGAAGGCCTGGTGGCGCAGGTGCCGGCGCTGATTGTCTCGACTGCCGCCGGTATCGTGATCACCCGCGCCGCCTCAGAAGTGAATCTCGGGTTCGAAGTCACCAGGCAGGTCCTCATTTCGCCGAAGGCCATCGGCACCGCCTCCGGCATTCTCCTCGCCATGGGCCTGGTGCCCGGCTTGCCTCATCTGGCGTTCTTAGCGCTCGGCAGTCTGACCGGGTGGATGGCGTTTCAACTGAACGAGCAACAAAAAGCCGCCGCTGCGCTGCCTGAACAGGCTACGCCACAGGCGAAGGCCGAAGAGGCCGCCACCCAAGTGGTGCCGTTGGATCTCATGGAAGTGCAGGTGGGCTACGGCCTCATCGGACTGGTCGATGGGGGACAGGGCGGGGCATTGCTGGATCGCATCAAAGGCTTGCGACGGCAATTCGCCGAACAGATGGGTTTCGTTCTGCCGCCTATTCATATTCGAGACAACTTACAACTGCGGCCGAATGAGTATGCGGCGCTCTTGAAAGGTGTCGAACTAGCCAAGTCCGAAGTCATGCCGGCCCATGTTCTGGCCATCGACCCAGGCACGGCTCAACGGGGCATCATTCATGGATTGCCGACCAAGGAGCCGGCCTTCGGCCTTCCGGCGCTCTGGGTGCCGGAACAGCAGCGGGAACAGGCGCAGATGGCCGGGTACACCGTCGTCGATCCTGGGTCCGCCATTGCCACGCATCTCTCCGAACTCATCAAGCGGCATGCGCATGAACTGTTGGGTCGGCAGGAAGTGCAGGGGCTGCTCGATCAACTGGGAAAAAACCACCCAAAGTTGGTGGAGGAAGTGATTCCTAATCTGATTCCGCTGGGAAGCCTGGTCCGCGTGTTGTCGCATCTGCTGCGCGAAGGCGTGCCGATTCGTGACCTGCGGACGATTCTGGAAACGATTGCCGATCATGCAGCGACCACGAAGGATCCCGACATTCTCACCGAAGTGGTGCGCCAGGCACTCGGACGGACGATTACGAAGCAATATCTCGCACCGGACGGCTCGTTGCCGATCATCGGACTCGATCCACGTTTGGATCGCTCTCTTGCCGATCAGGCGAATGCAGCAGGTCAGGGGAACCAGTGGGCGCCCGATCCACTGGTGGCACAGAAACTGCTCGCTGCATTAAAGCAAGCGGCCGAACGGATGGTCGGACGAGGACATCAGCCGGTGATTCTCTGCTCGCCTTCGTTGAGACGCCATCTCCGAAAACTCACGGATCGGATATTGCACTCGGTTCCCATTCTCGGGCTGAACGAGGTGGACAGCGTGACACGATTGCAGGCGATGGAAACGGTCCGTCTCGATCTCGAAGTCAGTGACACGAGGAGCTTGGCATGA
- the flhB gene encoding flagellar biosynthesis protein FlhB, translating into MADSAQNRTEQATPKRKSEARAKGQIALSRDAAMAVALLGSFGALYWMTPTILNGLRASLQAWLSRSMEEATHQALSLDHLHVILRQIGLEVFVMLGPVVAGIAVVGVGANLMQTGFLWKKDGFSLDWSRINPMGGFSRLFSIRSLVELIKSWLKILAIGGVGYLTIKQDMLAFISLTQFGMESLLPTVGWATLKAALTMSGAELVIGAADYGYQRFQWERDLRMSRDEIKEESRAAEGDPGVKAKIRSTQREMSRKRMMAAVPIADVIITNPTHLAVALKYDAKANGAPVVVAKGAGFIAEKIREIGRQHGVMIVENKLVARTLYKLVEVGREVPEDLYRAVAEILAFVYRVRGKLPPA; encoded by the coding sequence ATGGCTGACAGCGCGCAAAACCGTACAGAACAGGCGACTCCGAAACGGAAATCCGAGGCGAGGGCGAAAGGACAAATCGCGCTCAGCCGGGATGCCGCCATGGCGGTGGCGCTCCTGGGAAGTTTCGGCGCGTTGTATTGGATGACGCCGACGATTCTCAATGGACTGCGTGCCAGCCTGCAGGCCTGGCTCTCTCGTTCGATGGAGGAGGCGACGCATCAGGCGCTCAGCCTCGATCATCTCCATGTGATTCTCCGTCAGATCGGCTTGGAAGTGTTTGTGATGCTGGGACCGGTCGTGGCCGGGATCGCCGTCGTGGGGGTCGGCGCCAACCTCATGCAGACGGGGTTTCTCTGGAAAAAAGACGGGTTCAGTCTGGACTGGTCGCGCATCAACCCGATGGGAGGATTCTCGCGCCTGTTTTCCATTCGATCCCTCGTCGAACTGATCAAATCCTGGCTCAAGATCCTGGCCATCGGCGGTGTGGGCTACCTCACCATCAAGCAGGACATGCTGGCGTTCATTTCGCTGACGCAATTCGGCATGGAATCCCTGCTGCCGACGGTGGGGTGGGCGACCCTCAAGGCCGCGCTCACCATGAGCGGCGCCGAGTTGGTGATCGGTGCCGCGGACTATGGGTATCAGCGGTTTCAATGGGAGCGGGACCTCAGAATGTCGCGTGATGAAATCAAGGAAGAAAGTCGTGCGGCGGAAGGAGATCCCGGGGTCAAGGCGAAGATCCGCAGCACCCAACGCGAAATGTCCCGCAAGCGCATGATGGCGGCCGTGCCCATAGCCGACGTGATCATCACCAACCCGACCCACCTGGCGGTGGCATTGAAATACGACGCGAAGGCCAATGGCGCACCGGTCGTCGTGGCCAAGGGCGCAGGATTCATCGCCGAAAAGATCCGGGAAATCGGGCGTCAACACGGCGTCATGATCGTGGAAAACAAACTGGTCGCGCGGACCCTGTACAAACTGGTCGAGGTGGGTCGGGAGGTTCCGGAAGACCTCTACCGCGCGGTGGCGGAGATCTTGGCGTTTGTGTATCGCGTGCGCGGCAAGTTGCCGCCCGCATAA
- the fliR gene encoding flagellar biosynthetic protein FliR, whose translation MNTAHTLHLALPQFQAFSILLVRIAGIISVFPILNTRTIPMPVKAGLVTMLGLVLAPIIQLPSLPADPVLAVAGIGSEFLIGLTIGLAVRLLFSGFQVAGDMIGTQMGFSAIQMIDPMSHQNAPIIAQFQLTLGSLVFLSLNAHLLVVHAIGMSYEFVPPFAAKLSDSIAMDIIHLAQNMLRVALKMSAPVFATLLIVNTVLAIMGRAVPQMNVFVQSFPITIGAGLLAMSLALPFTLGLFEKEFEMLVETILGLLKALGHG comes from the coding sequence ATGAACACCGCACACACCCTGCATCTGGCGCTGCCGCAGTTTCAGGCTTTTTCCATCCTACTGGTGCGGATTGCCGGCATCATCAGCGTCTTTCCCATTCTGAACACCCGCACGATTCCCATGCCGGTAAAGGCCGGGCTTGTCACCATGCTGGGACTGGTGCTGGCGCCGATTATCCAGCTGCCGAGCCTGCCCGCGGATCCCGTGCTGGCAGTGGCCGGTATCGGCAGTGAATTCTTGATCGGGTTGACGATCGGGTTGGCCGTCCGGTTGTTGTTTTCCGGATTTCAGGTCGCCGGGGACATGATCGGCACCCAAATGGGGTTCAGTGCGATTCAGATGATCGACCCCATGAGCCATCAAAATGCGCCGATCATCGCACAATTCCAGCTCACGCTCGGCTCGTTGGTGTTTCTATCCCTGAATGCGCACCTGTTGGTCGTGCATGCGATCGGGATGAGTTACGAATTCGTTCCGCCGTTCGCTGCCAAATTGTCCGACAGCATCGCGATGGACATCATTCATCTGGCGCAGAATATGCTGCGCGTGGCTCTAAAGATGTCTGCCCCCGTGTTTGCGACCCTGCTCATCGTCAATACAGTGCTGGCCATCATGGGACGGGCTGTGCCGCAGATGAACGTGTTTGTGCAGAGTTTTCCGATCACGATCGGGGCAGGGCTGCTGGCGATGAGTCTCGCGCTACCGTTTACACTCGGCTTGTTCGAGAAAGAATTTGAGATGTTGGTGGAGACCATTCTCGGGCTCCTGAAAGCGTTGGGGCATGGCTGA